A window of the Bufo gargarizans isolate SCDJY-AF-19 chromosome 1, ASM1485885v1, whole genome shotgun sequence genome harbors these coding sequences:
- the LOC122929244 gene encoding histone-binding protein N1/N2-like, translating to MKEVSAEQVERADVDAEARRLMAWSNRDLVMKDIPSAVNAFQEVSSLLGMKYSGMEDQYADAVYYYGMALLELARMENNVLGDPLEQMPEEEDKESHKDSNIPSASKLDEKEKEELRVQVYDAMSEKDEKADELEWEKSSDSAEPKEEAKGESAEVEKDTAEAEDSETPAKPEETTAEEKEEHEN from the coding sequence ATGAAAGAAGTTTCTGCTGAACAAGTTGAaagggctgatgtggatgcagagGCCAGGAGACTCATGGCATGGAGTAATCGggacctggtcatgaaagacATTCCCTCCGCTGTGAATGCCTTCCAGGAAGTCAGCAGCCTTTTGGGGATGAAATACAGTGGGATGGAAGACCAATATGCAGATGCTGTCTACTACTatgggatggctctcctggagcTTGCTCGAATGGAGAACAATGTCCTGGGTGACCCTCTGGAGCAAATGCCAGAAGAGGAAGACAAAGAGTCTCATAAGGACTCCAATATCCCCAGTGCCTCCAAACTCGATGAGAAAGAAAAGGAGGAATTAAGAGTGCAGGTATATGATGCCATGTCCGAAAAGGATGAGAAGGCCGATGAGTTGGAATGGGAGAAATCCTCAGATTCTGCAGAGCCCAAAGAAGAGGCTAAAGGAGAGTCTGCCGAAGTGGAAAAAGACACTGCAGAGGCAGAGGACTCTGAAACTCCCGCCAAACCtgaggaaaccactgctgaagAGAAGGAAGAGCATGAAAATTGA